From the Sporolituus thermophilus DSM 23256 genome, the window GCTGCCGCACTGCGCTCTGCGGCGAGTTCGGCAAGCCGCTTGCTGATGGGTGAATCAATAATTTTTGTGATTTCCTCGGTAAAAATCATAAAATCCCGAAGTGATTCAACTGTGGGAAGCTTAGTATACGTAGAGGCGAATATTTCATAAATGGCGCTTCGTTCACCGGCACTAAGCATTATCTTCACCTCACTCGGCCGGCTCAATCCGCACACGGATGCCGTTCCGTCCGTGCGTGCCGCTTGATACTTCCGTCAGACCAAAAGGCTTGGGCAGTGACGGATCAGCGAGTCCAAGAGGATTGGACGCAATCCCGGTTCTCCGCACGGGGTCGCCTTTGACCTCTTTACCTCCAATAACATGTGTCCGCCCGCCATACTCCCACTTCCCATATCCGAAGTGAATAGCAGCTGTACCGCGGGCAACGCCCTCGCGCACCCTCAGGATGCCAACAGCCTGGTTAGTTGGCGAAATCACCTTCACCTTCTGGCCATCCTTCAGACCATGCTTTGCCGCGTCGGCGCTGTTGATTTCAACATAGTTGGTCGGGCCGAGCTCCTGCAGCGTCGGGCAATTGGACAGCATGGACACTCCCCTGAGCTTGGCTTTTGCCGAGGAGATCCGGAAAGGCCAGTCTTTTGTGGGGTATACATCATCAACCTTCCGGCCGTCGGCAAGCATCTCTTCAGTCCAAACCGGCACTCCTTCAAAATATTTGCCGGTAATGCTGTTTTTGCTTGTAGCCATGAGCTCGCTATAGAAGCAGAGTTTTACCGGCGCGCCGTAGCGCATCTTGTTACCGTCGTGATAACGGTCATCAGGCTCGAATCGCCCGCCTCTGGCCAACACGTACCCTACCTTTTTCCACTCTTCCGGCTTTATAGAATCGCGCCATTCACTGATAGCGCTTTCCATATCGGCAATCGCCCATTCTTCGCTCGATATGTCAGGTACGGGATTCTCATCATAAGCCATATTAGCCACGGCTTTAAGATAGAAATCCTCCCGCTTGTCAAGCGGCCAGAGCTTTCCGTCCGCATCGGCTATGGCATCCTTGCCAAAGCCCGGCAATCCCAACTTCTTCGCTACATCAATAATAAAGGCTTCCATACTCATAGGCTGGGATGATCCCTTGGGCGTCAGAGGTTTTATCACCGGCCAGCGCACAGCCGTCATTTTCGTATTAATCTGGGCTCGAACCGGTACCATTGCCCATTGCTCGTAAAAACTTGTATCGGGAACAACGTAGTCGGCCATGGCCGTTGTTTCCCCCATAACAATATCAATGCTAATGAACAGCGGTATATTTTCCGTCTTGCGCAGTTCCTTTATCATTTCTTCCCGGTATAGAGAAGGGGTCGAGTATAACGGATTGGCATAGCAGTTTACATAAATTTTGCACTGGTAGGGATAACGGTGGATGGCTGAAAACAGTGCTTGCCCGTCTAAAGAAAAGCCGACTGGATGCCACGGCAGTTTAGATGGATATGGATTTTGCCCTTTTGCGACTTTATTTTTATATTCCGTCGTCTTTTCATAGGGGAATCTTTCTCGGCTGATCATCACGCCTGACGGCTTGACCATTCCGGCAAAACTCTGCAGATTGTAGCGGGGTCCCGGAGTATAATGCTTGTAACCCGGGCCGTTTATTGCCATGCCTCCTTTGGTATTGTACGCCCCCATTAACGCCGGAAGCATCCAAAGAGCAACGGTAAACGGCAAGCTGTTGACGGAAACAGTGCCTGCGAGCGAATCTGTACCTACACGCGGCCCGTGGGAGGAAAATTCATTGGCAATGGCAATAATCTGCTCAGGCGGAACCTCGCATATTTTTGCATATTCTTCGATGGTATGCTTAAAGACGCCGTCGCGCAGCAAAGATAAAGCAGTAGCCACCTTGACAGGTCCCTGCGGACTGTCTACCGTTCCCTGGAAAAAGAGTTCGCCCGCTATAGCGGCAGTATGCAGCACAGGACTTTTCGACGACTTATCAATAACGATGAACCCTTCACCCGATAATCCAATATCGTGAGGACGGAGGAACTTTCTGTAGCTCGGGTGTCCGGGATCGGTAACAACCAGGTGGGTAGCGTTGCTATAGCTGTTATAACCCATAGCTTTTGCCGCATCAAGATGCGAACATTCTAAATAACTGGCATTATATTTGTGGTTCTCTAAAATCCAGCGCATAATGCCCAAAACAAATGCGCCGTCCGTTGATGGTTTAACGGGTATCCACTGGGTTTTTCCAGGAACATCGGTACCCCCTTGCATTACGGGATCCACCACGGCTATCTTAAGACGGCCCGAATTGGCGCCAAGAACAGTTTTTCTCGCAAGGGCCTGGAAGCTAAAACCGCTGTGCCCGGGGTAAGCGCCCTCATATATACAAAATTCGGCGCCTTGAAGATCAGGCTTATATGGCAACCCTGGGCCGCCGTCAAATAGGACCTGCCACGCAGGTCTCCACGCACCCCCTCAAGTGCCGGTATGGCCGTAAAAATTCGGTGACCCAAAGCTGTTTAGAACAAACCGCATAGCAAAGTTAACCCTGCCGTACGATCCACCGGAGTTCCATACCAAACCGTTGGCTTTGGGTCCCATTTCCGGGGCTTCGGGATTGATCGGAGTTTTTAGGTCTCTGACCTGGCGGAATCCCTCGATATGCGTATTGTCCCCCGCCTCTTTAAACAGCTGGCCGCCTTCAACGGTTTCCGTGATAAGCTCATCCCAGGTGATAGGCTTCCACTTTCCTTCGCCCCTGTTGCCTGTGCGTTTAAGGGGAGTAAGTATCCGCAGAGGATCGTAAACCTGCTCATAAGTTGCATTGCCACGAGCGCATAAGGTAGCTCGGTGCTTATGACCGAGATCCTTATTTAAGCTAAATGACTGATAGGCTGCCGTAAGCGGCGCCTCATAAGGAAGCGTTGGCTCCGCGCATTTTGGGCTATAAGGATTGCCAGCCACCCGCAGAATTTTTCCGCTTTTTTTGTCAATTTTTACTCTGTTGCCACACGAGCTGTAGCATCCCATACAGACACTATGCCGCATTACAATATCGGGATTAACTTCAACAGCGCCTGTTTCCGGATTAACCCTTGCCTCAAGCGGCTGACCGCCAAACCGCCTGTTCTCAGGAAACGAAGCAGGTGGCAAAGCAGCCCGGCCCGCGCGTTCAATACCAATGCCGAGGGCCGTAGAACCGGTCACCAAAGCGGCAAGTTTAATAAATTCTCTTCGCTTCAAGCTCACATCTCCTCTCACTTGAGTTTTCCGGCCGAATGTCCGGCGCGTATTTATAATTGCAAGTTCCGTGCCATAGACCTTTTTGCGTTCCCGTTAGCCTTGCCAAGCGCTAGATGTTTTATTTTTTGACAAAATAACAAAACCACTTGTCAAGTTGACAAGTGGTCACTCTGCTCCGGCGGGGTAAGCCCGTAATATTCAATCTTTCGGTACAGAGTCCGAAGAGCTATGCCAAGGAGTTCGGCCGCTTTCGGCTTATCCCATTTTACCTGACGCAGCACCCGGTTTATATGCTCCCTTTCCACAGATTCCAATTTCAAATCCTGACACGCCGATTCCCATGGATAATAAAGATCCTCTTTTTGTATCACACTCCCTCGGGACAGCAGAACTCCCCGTTCCAAAATATTGACAAGCTCCCGAACATTTCCCGGGTAATCATACGCCATAAGATACTCCATAGCTTCCCTGCTTAATTCCTTTGGACCGTGATAAAAACGGTTATTTAAAAAGTAAGAAACTAATAGGGGGATGTCCTCACGTCGTTCGCGCAGAGGGGGAACAGGCAGGGAAACTACGTTCAGCCTGTAATACAAATCCTTGCGAAATTTACCTGCAGCCACCATCTCCTTTAAATCACGGTTGGTTGCCGCCACAACGCGCACCTGTACGTGCCTTACGGCTGGATCGCCAACCCGTCGAAACTCCCCTGTTTCAAGAAACCGGAGCAGCTTTACCTGCAGGGAAATATCTAGCTCAGCGATTTCATCAAGAAACAGGGTGCCCCGATGAGCCAGTTCCACTAGCCCCTGCTTTGCCGTATGTGCTCCGGTAAATGCCCCTTTTACATGGCCGAATAACTCGCTTTCAGCCAAGTGCGCCGGCAGCGTCCCCACGTTAAGGGGAATAAAAGGCTGATCGGCACGGCGGCTCCAAAAATGCAACGCCTGTGCAACCAGTTCCTTTCCCGTTCCGCTTTCCCCTAAAACCAACACTGGTGAATCGCTGTCCGCCACCCTTTTGATCATTTCCGTCAACCAAAGCATGGAGGAGCTTTTGCCAATCAGGGGGCGATTGCCAATATGAGTTTTCTGAGCGGCCGCAAGCCCGATGCTCTTTTTTATCAGGCGTCCCTTTTCAGCGGCTTTTTGCAGGGTCAACTCAAGCTTCGCCGGTTCCACTGGCTTGGTGAGGTAATCGTAGGCTCCCCTCTTCATTGCCTCAATAGCGGTCTCAATGTCTCCATGGCCTGTTAGCATGACTACCTCGAGTGTCGGCTGCACTTCTTTAGCTTTCGCCAGGAGGTCTAGACCGTCCAGTTCAGGCATTTTGATATCAAACAGCGCGACGTCAAAACTTTTCGCCGCCACCGCCTTAAGAGCTTCAATAGGGGAACTAAAGGCGAATACTTCATGTCCCTGGCGGCTGAGCCGTTTTTGCAGCAGCTGAATGAAGGACATTTCATCATCAGCTATTAGAATGCGATAAGGTTCCATCCTCCACCTCTGTTACCGGCAGTTCAATCACCATTTTGGTTCCCTGCCCTTCCTGGCTTTCCGCATAAATATGTCCCTTAAGTTTGGAAATTATCCCGTAACATACCGATAATCCCAAGCCCGTTCCCTGGCCGAAGGGCTTTGTGGTATAGAAAGGTTCAAAAATCTGCCGGAGTTTATCCTGCGGTATGCCGTGCCCGGTATCAGCGAAAACAAGGCGCAGAATTCTATTTTCGCCTCTATCCAGGCATTCCGCCGAAACGTTGATTTTACCACCTAAGGGCATAGCATCAAGCGCATTGGTAAGGATATTCAGAAAGACCTGCTGAAGTTGTGATGCACTTGCCCGAATTGCCGGCAAAGGCTTGACAATATCCGTTGTCATTTCAACGCCTTGTTTGCGGAAGCGATAGCGGATTAACGGCAGTACATCTGACAATAGTCGTTCGATCAGGACTGCCTCCACTCTGTCCGACTGCGGCCGGGCAAAATTCAACAGGCTTTCGGTAATGGTAGCGGCCCGAGATATCTGTTCTTTCATGTCTTGTAGGTAAAACTCAAATTCCCCTTCTTGTTCAAGCCGGGCCGCTCCCTCCAAACGAAGCCGTTCCAGCAGATCCGTCACATAAAAAGATAGAGTGTTTACTGGGTTATTGATTTCATGGGCGACTCCGGCGGCAAGCAACCCAATAGCGGCCATTTTCTCCGTCTGATACATAGAAACCTCCAGTTCTCTACGGCGGCGCAGTTCAGACGTCATGGCGTTAAATGCCTCAACAACCTGACCCAGCTCATCATTCCCCTGGCTTGGGATGCGATAGTCCAAATCTCCGCTAGACACGCGGCTGACCCCTTCAGACAAGGCATTCAGCGACCTGGTAAAAATAAAAGCAAAAAATACGCTGATGGCAACGGCTGCAATCATTACAGCAACCATCGCAGCGGCCAGCTTAAAGATAAGATCCCACAGCGGGCCATAGACCGTGGCTGTAGGCTGCTCAATAATAACGCCCCAGTCGGTTCCCCGCACTCTGGTATATACGCCGAGCACTTCCTGTCCGGTATATGAAACATACCGCATCGGAGTTGGAACAGCCCCTTCCCCCCGGCCTTTTAGCAGTTCCTGGACGGCAAGGCTGTCCATGACAGATTGGCCGCGAACCACTTGGCCAAAGTCTTCGTGCCCAATCAAGAAGCCCTTTTCATCGACAAGAAAAATATACCCTCCGCCGCCAATCGGCATTGAAGCAATTCGTTCCATTACGCTCCGCAAGGATACCTGCGCGATAAGTCCGCCCAAACTCCCTTTTTCCGATTGACCAAATATAGGAACAGCCATGGTAAAAACTACGTTGTTATCCTTTTCCAGTCTTGCTGCCCCAACGTAGGATTTTCCCTGGAGCGACTCATAGACACCCGGTTTGAGTGCAACCTGGCGCAAGTCATTAGGGCCGACAGCATACCTGCGGGAAACCTTGGTTAGCTCTTGTCCTTCTTTGTTAACTACTGCCAACTCTTCAATATAGGGGTAACGGTTTATGATCGTATAAAGAAGCCTCTCCTTTACAGCTTTTTCGTCAGTAAGCAGGCGATTCGATTCAGCCATCGCCATAGTCTCAAGCGACGTGCGAAGCGTACTGACGAGTTCAGCTGTATCATTAGCTACTCTCATGGCAACCATGGAATGGTTTTTATTGATAGAGCTTTCGAGATCGCTCCTGGCCGTCTTCATGCTGTAAAGACCCAGTAGCAGGATCGGCAGTATCGACATAGTGATACCAAAGGCGAGCAGCCGGAACTTTATACTAACGAACCACTTGCCGCTAAAAACGAATGGTTCTTTCATACTATTACTTCGCCGCCGTTCATTCGATATACTTAGTCACAAAGGGAAGAGTGGAATGGTTTATCTGAATGCCAAGTTTCTTTGCCGTTCGGGTGTTTAAATGAAACTCGAGGCGAGCGGGAGATTCCACCGGAATATTGGCTGGCTCCTGATTTCGCAAAATATTGCTCACTATCCGGGCCGCCTGCCGGCCTTCCTCTTTGTAAGGCAGCCCGTATGAAGCCAGCAGCCCTTTCTGAGTCTGTTGCTCGCTTACGCCCATAACCGGAATTTTCTCAGCTATGCTCCAGTCCGCCAGGCACTCGGACATAGCCTCAAAAAGCAGGCTGCACATTAGGAGAACGCCGTCAGTCCACCCCTTCTCCTTTTCCAGCGCCGCCATTACTTCCTGGGAAGTGGTAACTGAAATAAGTTTCATGGTTACATTAAATTTTTCCGCCGCTTCATACAAGTACGCGGCGCTCGGGCCAATTGGCGTGGAGTGCGGGTTGTAAAGAACAAGGACCTGCCTAATTTCCGGGACAAGCCGTTTCAAGTATTCAAGCCGTTTGCCTGATAGCTGTACATAATGGCTGTCTACGCCGGTTACATTGCAGCCTGGATTGACGGTATCTTTGACAATCCCCATCTCGACTGAGCAGCCCACCCCGACAAATACTACGGGTACCTGTACTGCCTCTGTTGCTTCCTTCGCAGCGAAAGTTTCAAACGTTCCGGTGGTCACAATTACGTCGACTTTGTCGGTAACCAGCTCCTTTGCCAGCTTAGGTAGCAGGGAAACATTATTTCCCGCATTTTTTACGATGATTGACACATCCTTCCCTTCCACAAAACCGTAATGAGGAAGGCCAACCCGCAATCCTTCCAACTTGGGGAGCCGCAAATCGCTGGCGACAAGTACGCCAATCTTTTTAGGTTGGTTTGCCGACGCCCCTTGTCCTGCAAAATAAAAAACCATCATGATTATAACGGTTGCAGCCAACCCAAACCATGCGAAAATTCTCATAACATAAACCTCATCAATTGAACAATTTGTTTAAATCATGTATACAACCTTTTAGCCAACAGTCCTTCCGTAAAAACTGAAAATTTACTGAAAATTTAATGAAGACTACAAGCCTCATGAGGTAAAATTTCCCTGGCACAAAAAAACGGCGGACTATCCGCCGTTTTCTATTACCCTATCTTCTTTTTCTGTCGGTAACCGTACCCGGCTGAAACTTTGCGCCCGATCCCGTTAATCTTACCGGTAATACAAGACCGGCAGCGCGCGGGAGTGTCGTTGATGCAGATCTTGCCGGGATAAATGGCATATAATTGGCGATACTCCCCTTCGGTAACGTTGGGCATAACGACATTGGCGCCGCTTCTAAGAGCAATAATCCGCCCATTCGGGTCCAGCGATTCCATAGCCGTAGTAGCCGGTATGTTGATGTCCGGCATTAGGAGCCGGGTAATCG encodes:
- a CDS encoding sensor histidine kinase — encoded protein: MKEPFVFSGKWFVSIKFRLLAFGITMSILPILLLGLYSMKTARSDLESSINKNHSMVAMRVANDTAELVSTLRTSLETMAMAESNRLLTDEKAVKERLLYTIINRYPYIEELAVVNKEGQELTKVSRRYAVGPNDLRQVALKPGVYESLQGKSYVGAARLEKDNNVVFTMAVPIFGQSEKGSLGGLIAQVSLRSVMERIASMPIGGGGYIFLVDEKGFLIGHEDFGQVVRGQSVMDSLAVQELLKGRGEGAVPTPMRYVSYTGQEVLGVYTRVRGTDWGVIIEQPTATVYGPLWDLIFKLAAAMVAVMIAAVAISVFFAFIFTRSLNALSEGVSRVSSGDLDYRIPSQGNDELGQVVEAFNAMTSELRRRRELEVSMYQTEKMAAIGLLAAGVAHEINNPVNTLSFYVTDLLERLRLEGAARLEQEGEFEFYLQDMKEQISRAATITESLLNFARPQSDRVEAVLIERLLSDVLPLIRYRFRKQGVEMTTDIVKPLPAIRASASQLQQVFLNILTNALDAMPLGGKINVSAECLDRGENRILRLVFADTGHGIPQDKLRQIFEPFYTTKPFGQGTGLGLSVCYGIISKLKGHIYAESQEGQGTKMVIELPVTEVEDGTLSHSNS
- a CDS encoding ABC transporter substrate-binding protein, translated to MRIFAWFGLAATVIIMMVFYFAGQGASANQPKKIGVLVASDLRLPKLEGLRVGLPHYGFVEGKDVSIIVKNAGNNVSLLPKLAKELVTDKVDVIVTTGTFETFAAKEATEAVQVPVVFVGVGCSVEMGIVKDTVNPGCNVTGVDSHYVQLSGKRLEYLKRLVPEIRQVLVLYNPHSTPIGPSAAYLYEAAEKFNVTMKLISVTTSQEVMAALEKEKGWTDGVLLMCSLLFEAMSECLADWSIAEKIPVMGVSEQQTQKGLLASYGLPYKEEGRQAARIVSNILRNQEPANIPVESPARLEFHLNTRTAKKLGIQINHSTLPFVTKYIE
- a CDS encoding molybdopterin dinucleotide binding domain-containing protein codes for the protein MPYKPDLQGAEFCIYEGAYPGHSGFSFQALARKTVLGANSGRLKIAVVDPVMQGGTDVPGKTQWIPVKPSTDGAFVLGIMRWILENHKYNASYLECSHLDAAKAMGYNSYSNATHLVVTDPGHPSYRKFLRPHDIGLSGEGFIVIDKSSKSPVLHTAAIAGELFFQGTVDSPQGPVKVATALSLLRDGVFKHTIEEYAKICEVPPEQIIAIANEFSSHGPRVGTDSLAGTVSVNSLPFTVALWMLPALMGAYNTKGGMAINGPGYKHYTPGPRYNLQSFAGMVKPSGVMISRERFPYEKTTEYKNKVAKGQNPYPSKLPWHPVGFSLDGQALFSAIHRYPYQCKIYVNCYANPLYSTPSLYREEMIKELRKTENIPLFISIDIVMGETTAMADYVVPDTSFYEQWAMVPVRAQINTKMTAVRWPVIKPLTPKGSSQPMSMEAFIIDVAKKLGLPGFGKDAIADADGKLWPLDKREDFYLKAVANMAYDENPVPDISSEEWAIADMESAISEWRDSIKPEEWKKVGYVLARGGRFEPDDRYHDGNKMRYGAPVKLCFYSELMATSKNSITGKYFEGVPVWTEEMLADGRKVDDVYPTKDWPFRISSAKAKLRGVSMLSNCPTLQELGPTNYVEINSADAAKHGLKDGQKVKVISPTNQAVGILRVREGVARGTAAIHFGYGKWEYGGRTHVIGGKEVKGDPVRRTGIASNPLGLADPSLPKPFGLTEVSSGTHGRNGIRVRIEPAE
- a CDS encoding sigma-54-dependent transcriptional regulator translates to MEPYRILIADDEMSFIQLLQKRLSRQGHEVFAFSSPIEALKAVAAKSFDVALFDIKMPELDGLDLLAKAKEVQPTLEVVMLTGHGDIETAIEAMKRGAYDYLTKPVEPAKLELTLQKAAEKGRLIKKSIGLAAAQKTHIGNRPLIGKSSSMLWLTEMIKRVADSDSPVLVLGESGTGKELVAQALHFWSRRADQPFIPLNVGTLPAHLAESELFGHVKGAFTGAHTAKQGLVELAHRGTLFLDEIAELDISLQVKLLRFLETGEFRRVGDPAVRHVQVRVVAATNRDLKEMVAAGKFRKDLYYRLNVVSLPVPPLRERREDIPLLVSYFLNNRFYHGPKELSREAMEYLMAYDYPGNVRELVNILERGVLLSRGSVIQKEDLYYPWESACQDLKLESVEREHINRVLRQVKWDKPKAAELLGIALRTLYRKIEYYGLTPPEQSDHLST